From the genome of Blautia pseudococcoides, one region includes:
- a CDS encoding Rpn family recombination-promoting nuclease/putative transposase: MNQNRKLAQLLFKDNFMFGAVMVNEEICRDFLEMAVGFPIEKVEISKEKSMIYHPEYRGIRLDIIARDENRTHYNVEMQVARKSHMGKRARYYHSQMDMELLLTGEDYRKLPAAYVIFICDFDPLGQKKYRYTFRNTCAETGLPIGDGSTTIFLSTCGKNEAEVPPKLVKFLEFVRSDLTDSVRDYQDDFIRKIQEFMEHVRSSREMEEKFMLLEELLKDERAEGRLEGKAEGKAESVLLLLQDLGSVSEKLRNKILKEQDMDILLKYLKLAARAESMADFVKEMDKI, translated from the coding sequence ATGAATCAAAACAGAAAACTGGCACAACTCTTATTTAAAGATAATTTTATGTTTGGCGCAGTAATGGTAAATGAGGAGATCTGCCGTGATTTCCTGGAAATGGCAGTGGGGTTTCCCATTGAAAAGGTGGAGATCAGTAAAGAGAAAAGCATGATCTACCATCCGGAATACCGTGGCATACGGCTTGATATTATCGCCCGGGATGAAAACAGGACCCATTATAATGTAGAAATGCAGGTTGCCCGAAAGTCCCATATGGGAAAAAGAGCCAGATACTATCACAGCCAAATGGATATGGAACTGCTGCTGACCGGAGAGGACTACAGAAAACTGCCCGCAGCCTACGTGATCTTTATCTGCGATTTTGACCCCTTAGGACAGAAAAAATACCGCTATACCTTCCGGAACACCTGTGCGGAAACCGGGTTGCCCATTGGGGACGGCAGTACCACCATTTTTTTGAGTACCTGCGGAAAAAATGAGGCGGAGGTACCGCCAAAGCTGGTTAAATTTCTTGAATTTGTCAGGTCTGATCTAACAGACAGTGTCCGGGATTATCAGGATGACTTTATCCGAAAAATCCAGGAATTCATGGAACATGTCAGGAGCAGCCGGGAAATGGAGGAGAAGTTTATGTTGCTGGAAGAGTTATTGAAAGACGAACGAGCGGAAGGCAGACTGGAAGGCAAAGCAGAAGGTAAAGCGGAATCCGTTCTGCTTCTGCTGCAGGATTTAGGTTCGGTATCTGAGAAGCTCAGGAATAAAATTCTGAAAGAGCAGGATATGGATATTCTTTTAAAATATCTGAAACTGGCAGCACGCGCGGAATCCATGGCGGATTTTGTGAAAGAAATGGATAAAATCTAA
- the rsmH gene encoding 16S rRNA (cytosine(1402)-N(4))-methyltransferase RsmH produces MENKEQQHKRRVRYKGTHPRNYKEKYKELQPEKYADTIQKVIEKGSTPAGMHISIMVKEILDFLQIQPGQRGLDATLGYGGHTSEMLNCLQSKGHIYALDVDPIEMEKTRVRLQKKGYGPEILTILQKNFADIDQVAEQAGKFDFVLADLGVSSMQIDNPDRGFSYKTDGPLDLRLNPGKGVSAAQRLEEVTQEELEGMLIENADEPYAKEIARAVMQESKKGNHVSTTTQLRGVIEKALCRVPEKEREEAVKKSCQRTFQALRIDVNSEFEVLEAFLEKLPDVLAEGGRAAILTFHSGEDRLVKKSFKQLSKAGIYRETATEVIRPSAEECRRNPRARSTKMRWAIKA; encoded by the coding sequence ATGGAAAATAAAGAACAGCAGCATAAGCGCCGTGTCCGCTACAAAGGCACCCACCCAAGAAATTATAAAGAAAAGTACAAAGAGCTGCAGCCCGAAAAATATGCGGATACCATCCAAAAGGTCATTGAAAAAGGCAGTACGCCGGCAGGAATGCACATCTCCATCATGGTGAAAGAGATTCTGGATTTTCTGCAGATACAGCCGGGACAGCGGGGACTGGATGCCACCCTGGGCTATGGCGGCCATACGTCGGAAATGCTGAATTGCCTGCAGTCCAAAGGCCATATTTACGCTCTGGATGTGGATCCCATTGAGATGGAAAAGACAAGAGTGCGGCTGCAGAAAAAAGGGTATGGCCCGGAGATCCTGACCATTCTGCAGAAAAATTTTGCGGACATTGACCAGGTGGCAGAGCAGGCGGGAAAGTTTGACTTTGTTCTGGCGGATTTGGGCGTATCTTCCATGCAGATAGACAATCCGGACCGTGGATTTTCCTATAAAACAGACGGTCCTTTAGATTTAAGGCTGAACCCGGGAAAGGGCGTTTCCGCAGCACAGCGTTTGGAAGAAGTGACCCAGGAAGAACTGGAAGGAATGCTCATAGAGAATGCAGACGAGCCTTATGCAAAGGAGATCGCAAGAGCTGTTATGCAGGAATCAAAAAAAGGAAACCATGTATCCACCACCACACAGCTTCGGGGAGTGATAGAGAAAGCGCTGTGCCGTGTCCCCGAAAAGGAGAGGGAGGAGGCAGTGAAAAAATCCTGCCAGAGGACCTTTCAGGCGCTGCGGATAGATGTGAACAGTGAGTTTGAAGTGCTGGAAGCATTTTTGGAAAAACTGCCGGATGTTCTGGCAGAAGGCGGGCGTGCGGCAATCCTGACCTTCCATTCAGGGGAAGACAGACTGGTAAAAAAATCCTTCAAGCAGTTGAGTAAGGCAGGGATATACAGAGAAACGGCCACAGAAGTCATCCGGCCGTCCGCGGAAGAATGCAGAAGAAATCCACGGGCAAGGTCTACGAAAATGCGCTGGGCCATCAAAGCATAA
- a CDS encoding MFS transporter, whose translation MEYKKRASKAAVICYGFGDLASQFVWTFVGSYLTVFYTDVVGLAPVVVSVIMMGARIWDAVNDPMMGAIAERTRSKFGRFRPYIAFGCPILAIMGVLTFTNPFGGSTKAGIIWAAVTYIVAGMIYTLTNIPYGALAGVMTEDADQRNQINTSRNIGMNLGMVIVNACSATLLLKFSGAGAEVADGHGYMMTAVIYGCISIPLFLMVFFTAKENVQPVSGVQKFSFKDTINNLIKNKYLMIVTLIMTLQMTAFMGRIAVTAYYVIYCLGSFTMIALIMTIPSIGGIIGSLFVPAAAKKFGKRNVLMGSMMVQGIGLLVIYFAPFDNMKMVLAGCWIFGLFNVGFPMTLSMVADSVDYMELKTGIRTDGTAYATYGLATKIGNAIGGAVGVLLLGFFGYVANAQQTTQAMRGINIVVNLIPAIIFFLAAAACLLWKMSDKDADHIRGQLREKAKQEEINHEK comes from the coding sequence ATGGAATATAAGAAAAGAGCATCTAAGGCGGCAGTCATTTGCTACGGATTTGGGGATTTGGCATCGCAGTTTGTCTGGACTTTTGTGGGTTCCTACCTGACCGTGTTTTATACGGATGTGGTAGGTCTGGCACCGGTTGTTGTTTCCGTGATCATGATGGGGGCACGTATCTGGGATGCGGTGAATGATCCCATGATGGGGGCTATAGCTGAGAGGACACGCTCAAAATTCGGGCGCTTCAGGCCGTACATAGCGTTTGGCTGCCCCATTCTGGCAATTATGGGAGTGCTGACGTTTACCAATCCCTTTGGAGGAAGTACCAAAGCGGGAATTATCTGGGCGGCAGTCACTTATATAGTGGCAGGAATGATATACACGCTGACGAACATCCCGTATGGGGCCTTGGCAGGCGTCATGACGGAGGATGCAGATCAGAGAAACCAGATCAATACATCAAGAAATATCGGTATGAATCTTGGCATGGTGATCGTCAATGCCTGTTCCGCCACCCTGCTGCTGAAATTTTCAGGCGCCGGTGCGGAGGTGGCAGACGGACATGGATATATGATGACAGCAGTGATCTACGGATGTATATCCATTCCTCTGTTTTTGATGGTATTTTTCACTGCAAAAGAGAATGTTCAGCCGGTTTCAGGCGTACAGAAATTTTCCTTTAAAGATACCATCAACAACCTGATCAAAAACAAGTATCTGATGATCGTCACCCTTATTATGACCCTGCAGATGACAGCATTTATGGGGAGGATCGCAGTGACAGCGTACTATGTGATCTACTGTCTGGGGTCTTTTACCATGATAGCACTGATCATGACCATTCCATCCATCGGCGGCATTATAGGCTCCCTGTTTGTGCCGGCAGCAGCCAAGAAATTCGGCAAGAGGAATGTGCTGATGGGCTCCATGATGGTGCAGGGGATTGGTCTTCTGGTCATCTATTTTGCACCCTTTGACAACATGAAAATGGTACTTGCCGGATGCTGGATCTTCGGTCTGTTCAACGTTGGTTTTCCCATGACACTTTCCATGGTGGCTGACTCTGTGGACTATATGGAACTGAAAACAGGCATCCGCACAGACGGGACTGCCTATGCTACATACGGACTGGCAACAAAAATAGGAAATGCCATCGGCGGTGCGGTGGGAGTCCTTCTCTTGGGATTCTTCGGTTACGTTGCCAATGCACAGCAGACCACCCAGGCCATGAGAGGAATCAATATCGTAGTCAATCTGATTCCGGCTATTATCTTTTTCCTTGCAGCGGCAGCATGTCTGCTTTGGAAAATGAGTGACAAAGACGCGGACCATATCCGTGGACAATTAAGAGAAAAAGCAAAACAGGAGGAAATAAATCATGAAAAATAA
- a CDS encoding glycoside hydrolase family 32 protein: MNKLYYQFPETWFGDCMPFGYKDKFFLYHQRDTRKPGPFGEPFGWDLAVTSDFVKYEDCGVAVPGGTDEEQDQFIFAGSVFEAEGQFHIFYTGYNRDYPAQGKASQVLMHAVSDDLYHWTKTQEALTFCPQDGYDPDDWRDPFVIWNEEAREYLLILGARKIGPKTEQTGRTVKFTSKDLKNWEFKGDFWAPGLYTMHEMPDLFQIGDWWYHIISEYSDKNKIIYRMSRSLDGPWIAPVDDAFDGRAYYAGRTFCLNGQRILFGWVPTKEDCDDRKNFEWAGTFVAHEVYQRQDKSLGVRIPDTVWEAFGTRESIPDVRLESPYARMEKVLAKECGGLYSFEADITFSEGTRSFGIRVLENEETAQSYQYIFPVGENKYVFEKNPNWPWFGCMNIGLERPITLQAGETYHVRMILDDTIVTLYVNGVALNSRIYEKPGDALSIFVTDGTAEIRNISIARGLSGKEK; this comes from the coding sequence ATGAATAAGCTTTATTATCAATTTCCGGAAACCTGGTTTGGAGACTGCATGCCTTTTGGGTATAAGGACAAATTTTTTCTTTACCATCAGAGAGATACCAGAAAACCGGGCCCTTTCGGAGAACCCTTCGGATGGGACCTGGCTGTCACTTCAGATTTTGTGAAGTATGAGGACTGCGGTGTGGCTGTGCCGGGGGGAACCGACGAGGAGCAGGACCAGTTTATTTTCGCAGGCAGTGTGTTTGAGGCAGAAGGGCAGTTCCACATCTTTTATACAGGCTATAACCGGGATTATCCGGCACAGGGAAAGGCCTCCCAGGTGCTGATGCACGCGGTGAGTGATGACCTTTATCACTGGACAAAGACACAGGAAGCACTTACATTCTGCCCCCAGGATGGGTATGATCCGGATGACTGGAGAGATCCTTTTGTCATCTGGAATGAGGAGGCACGGGAATACCTGCTCATATTAGGCGCCAGAAAAATCGGACCGAAAACAGAGCAGACAGGGCGCACCGTAAAATTCACTTCAAAGGATTTGAAGAACTGGGAATTTAAAGGTGACTTCTGGGCACCGGGATTATATACCATGCATGAAATGCCGGATCTGTTTCAGATAGGGGACTGGTGGTATCATATCATCTCCGAGTACAGCGATAAAAATAAGATCATCTACCGTATGAGCAGAAGCCTTGACGGCCCGTGGATCGCGCCCGTGGATGATGCCTTTGACGGAAGGGCGTATTATGCGGGAAGAACCTTTTGTCTGAACGGGCAGAGAATCCTGTTTGGCTGGGTGCCCACAAAAGAGGACTGTGATGACAGGAAAAATTTTGAGTGGGCAGGCACATTTGTAGCCCATGAGGTATATCAGCGTCAAGACAAAAGCTTAGGGGTAAGGATACCGGATACCGTATGGGAGGCATTCGGAACACGGGAGAGTATCCCGGATGTGAGGCTTGAAAGTCCGTATGCCAGAATGGAGAAGGTACTTGCAAAAGAATGTGGTGGACTGTATTCTTTTGAAGCGGACATTACATTTTCAGAAGGCACCCGGTCATTTGGAATCCGGGTATTGGAAAATGAGGAGACGGCACAGTCTTATCAGTATATCTTCCCGGTTGGGGAAAACAAATATGTCTTTGAAAAGAATCCAAACTGGCCCTGGTTCGGATGTATGAACATCGGGCTGGAACGCCCTATTACGCTTCAGGCAGGTGAAACTTATCATGTGCGGATGATATTGGATGACACTATTGTGACATTGTATGTGAATGGGGTGGCTCTTAACAGCAGGATCTATGAAAAACCGGGGGATGCACTGAGTATATTTGTGACGGACGGTACGGCAGAGATCAGAAATATCTCCATTGCCAGAGGGCTGTCAGGGAAAGAAAAATAA
- a CDS encoding carbohydrate ABC transporter permease translates to MQKSFGRKKVIMMFLLPAFLVYTLFVVVSVVWAGYYSLFDWSGVGEKSFLGVQNYIQLFTNDPTFWAAAAHTLIYTGICVLIQVFGGLLFAVFLSRVTKFRAGLQTLYYVPVVISSVAICQIFTKLLSVTPPGVINSVLGFFNADLLYMEWISNDSLSLLVAAFVEGYKYLGLYMVIFYAALMGVPRELEEAAIMDGTNVVQLYRHVKIPYIRPVILANCVLVLNGSLRSFDISFLLTKGGPGNSSELMSTYMYKQAFSSMKYGYGSAVAMAIVAICLLAGFVFRRVTERGEEA, encoded by the coding sequence ATGCAAAAGTCGTTTGGACGTAAAAAAGTAATTATGATGTTCCTGCTGCCGGCCTTTCTTGTGTATACCTTGTTTGTGGTAGTATCTGTAGTCTGGGCGGGATATTACAGCCTTTTTGACTGGAGCGGCGTGGGAGAAAAGAGTTTTTTAGGGGTGCAGAATTATATTCAGTTATTTACAAATGACCCCACCTTTTGGGCAGCCGCTGCACACACGCTGATCTACACAGGGATCTGTGTACTTATACAGGTTTTCGGCGGGCTGCTGTTTGCTGTATTTCTGAGCAGAGTGACAAAATTCAGAGCAGGACTGCAGACCTTGTATTATGTGCCCGTGGTGATTTCTTCCGTAGCCATCTGCCAGATATTTACAAAGCTTTTATCCGTGACACCGCCCGGAGTCATTAATTCTGTGCTGGGATTTTTCAATGCGGATCTTCTCTATATGGAGTGGATCTCCAATGATTCCCTTTCCCTTTTGGTGGCGGCATTTGTGGAAGGTTATAAGTATCTGGGGCTTTATATGGTTATCTTTTATGCAGCGCTTATGGGTGTTCCGAGGGAACTGGAGGAGGCTGCGATCATGGACGGCACCAATGTGGTGCAGCTTTACAGACATGTGAAGATTCCGTATATCAGGCCGGTTATCCTTGCCAACTGCGTACTGGTGCTGAACGGCTCTCTGCGTTCCTTTGATATTTCCTTCCTCCTGACAAAAGGAGGGCCTGGCAATTCATCGGAGCTTATGTCCACATATATGTATAAACAGGCATTTTCCAGTATGAAATACGGATATGGAAGTGCAGTAGCCATGGCGATCGTGGCGATCTGCCTGCTGGCTGGGTTTGTGTTCAGGAGAGTTACGGAAAGAGGTGAGGAAGCATGA
- a CDS encoding GH39 family glycosyl hydrolase — translation MSTNTDRNLKIVKGIHESPHFHPEMELIFVIQGNMTAEIGDKRYHLKKEDLILMNSGVTHSLEASQDTIFCCVRYSYEILSEVMENENYIFICNSVNDTERNYEALRKICRELMYQYVKQTHSTQCLLKSLLYKLLDCLIENYRLDSNMENMSNADNDVRLQQIFQYVSRNFRYSLSLSELAERMFVSTATLSRFFKKQTGIYFADYVKNVRVRYAMQELLYSDSNITKIAVECGFSNPSVFNKAFRDIYGLSPSDYRRQKKAQAQEKEDRDRKLREELLRELKEKQIVEKKFSPAGRISVAADAEQGVPYRKNWNRVLNIGSVYNLTLANLQYHTLYLMEQLGYRYVRVWNVFSRKLMISDGKRSGSYNYDKLDVVLDFLVSHHALPFLDLGRRPDTAIKSEGQSIFYEEEYIDFRSREIWEAQLKDFIHHIVKRYGKEEVSQWIFELSRDSNHERNSPYYQGEGYDYFQVFRYAHGVIKTVVRDAQVGGPMGIIEKDQVFLKRFLTLCVENDCVPDFVSFLLFPYETKETGGTIVYKRAVRENFETEQIEMMRGILDSLDISKCRLYITEWNNSISNRNYLNDSCFRAAYIARKLSEIGDSVDLISIWMGSDWVSSYYDTVGIANGGSGILTKDSIRKPAYFALQFMNELGDTLLSKGSHYIITRKGKQSFYMICFNFKWYSSNYFLRDENIQNPEVLADIFEDDQTVKLEIELEDMPVNEKFIIKRRTVNREKGSILSQWKRFQYENDLDGSDVKYLRETCIPGLSMEKRETVKGRLKFNVTLQEHEISMIHIYQDLA, via the coding sequence ATGAGCACAAACACGGACCGGAATCTGAAAATAGTAAAAGGTATCCATGAGTCCCCACATTTCCATCCGGAGATGGAACTTATTTTCGTCATCCAAGGGAATATGACTGCGGAAATCGGGGATAAGCGGTATCATTTGAAAAAAGAAGATTTGATCCTGATGAATTCCGGGGTTACCCACAGCCTGGAGGCATCTCAGGATACCATCTTCTGCTGTGTCAGATATTCTTATGAGATCCTGTCAGAGGTCATGGAAAATGAAAACTACATCTTTATATGCAACAGTGTGAATGACACAGAGCGCAATTATGAAGCGCTTAGAAAGATATGCAGAGAACTGATGTATCAGTATGTAAAACAGACGCACAGCACCCAATGCCTCCTAAAGAGTCTGCTGTATAAACTTCTGGATTGCCTCATTGAGAACTACCGGCTGGACAGTAATATGGAAAATATGAGCAATGCGGACAATGATGTAAGGCTGCAGCAGATCTTTCAGTATGTGAGCAGAAATTTCCGGTACAGCCTGAGTCTGTCTGAACTGGCAGAGCGTATGTTTGTATCCACTGCCACACTGTCGCGTTTTTTTAAGAAGCAGACAGGTATCTATTTCGCAGATTATGTGAAAAACGTCCGTGTAAGGTATGCCATGCAGGAACTGCTGTATTCAGACAGCAATATTACCAAGATAGCTGTGGAATGCGGTTTCTCCAACCCCTCTGTGTTCAACAAAGCATTTCGTGATATTTACGGGCTATCCCCCTCGGATTACAGACGTCAGAAAAAAGCACAGGCACAGGAAAAAGAAGACCGGGACAGGAAGCTGCGGGAAGAACTGCTCCGGGAATTGAAAGAAAAACAGATAGTAGAAAAAAAGTTTTCCCCGGCAGGCAGGATTTCTGTGGCTGCGGATGCGGAGCAGGGGGTTCCTTACAGAAAGAATTGGAACAGAGTTTTGAACATTGGCTCTGTATATAACCTGACACTGGCGAACCTGCAGTATCATACACTGTATCTGATGGAACAGCTTGGATACCGGTATGTGAGAGTCTGGAATGTATTTTCCAGGAAACTGATGATAAGCGACGGAAAAAGGTCCGGCAGTTATAATTATGATAAGCTGGATGTAGTTCTGGACTTCCTGGTATCCCACCATGCCCTGCCGTTTTTGGATTTGGGAAGAAGACCGGACACGGCCATCAAATCAGAAGGACAGTCCATTTTCTATGAGGAGGAATACATTGATTTCCGGTCCAGGGAAATATGGGAAGCCCAGTTGAAAGATTTTATTCACCATATCGTGAAACGTTATGGCAAGGAGGAAGTCAGCCAGTGGATCTTTGAACTTTCCAGGGACAGTAACCATGAGCGGAACAGCCCTTACTACCAGGGGGAGGGATATGATTATTTCCAGGTTTTCCGGTATGCACATGGAGTGATAAAGACTGTTGTAAGGGATGCCCAGGTTGGCGGGCCTATGGGGATCATTGAAAAAGACCAGGTGTTTTTGAAAAGATTTCTGACGCTCTGTGTGGAAAATGACTGTGTGCCGGATTTTGTGTCCTTTCTCCTGTTTCCCTATGAGACGAAGGAGACGGGCGGGACTATTGTATATAAACGGGCAGTGAGAGAGAACTTTGAAACAGAGCAGATAGAGATGATGCGGGGGATTTTGGACAGTCTGGATATTTCAAAATGCAGGCTTTATATCACAGAATGGAATAATTCCATCTCAAACAGAAATTATCTCAATGACAGCTGCTTCCGGGCTGCCTATATTGCGCGAAAGCTGTCAGAGATAGGGGATTCGGTGGATCTTATCAGTATTTGGATGGGTTCTGACTGGGTGAGCAGCTATTACGATACCGTAGGGATCGCAAACGGCGGCAGCGGGATCCTCACAAAGGATAGTATCCGTAAACCCGCATATTTTGCCCTTCAGTTTATGAATGAACTGGGGGATACGCTTCTTTCTAAGGGGAGCCATTATATTATCACCAGAAAAGGAAAACAAAGCTTCTATATGATCTGTTTTAATTTTAAATGGTATAGCAGCAACTATTTTCTGCGGGACGAAAATATTCAAAACCCGGAAGTTCTGGCAGATATATTTGAAGATGACCAGACCGTAAAGCTGGAGATCGAGCTGGAAGATATGCCTGTCAATGAGAAATTTATCATCAAAAGGCGGACAGTCAACCGGGAGAAGGGCAGTATTCTCAGCCAATGGAAGAGATTCCAGTATGAAAATGACCTGGACGGCAGTGATGTAAAGTATTTACGGGAAACCTGCATTCCGGGCTTGAGTATGGAGAAAAGAGAAACGGTAAAAGGCAGACTGAAGTTTAATGTGACTTTACAGGAACATGAAATTTCCATGATCCATATCTATCAGGATTTAGCATAA
- a CDS encoding Gfo/Idh/MocA family oxidoreductase — translation MRRAVFGIVGAGWRAEFFLRAAKELPEFLKVSIVVERNPEKGKRLEEQWGVKVLPDLDAMAACRDEVEFLVMCLSPGVMPEMLARASELGFYVLSETFALDGVCLTSRRSSIFLKSGAAEC, via the coding sequence ATGAGGAGAGCAGTATTTGGTATCGTGGGTGCTGGTTGGAGGGCTGAATTTTTCCTGAGAGCAGCAAAAGAACTTCCGGAATTTTTAAAGGTGAGTATTGTGGTAGAGCGGAACCCGGAAAAGGGGAAACGACTGGAAGAGCAGTGGGGTGTTAAAGTTCTGCCTGATCTGGATGCCATGGCAGCGTGCAGAGATGAGGTGGAATTCCTGGTTATGTGTCTTTCACCTGGGGTGATGCCTGAGATGCTTGCAAGGGCTTCGGAACTGGGGTTTTATGTGCTCAGTGAAACCTTTGCACTGGACGGTGTGTGTTTGACTTCACGGAGGAGCAGTATTTTTCTAAAATCCGGGGCAGCAGAGTGTTGA
- a CDS encoding GIY-YIG nuclease family protein, whose translation MLTDIIQKKLKQLPDAPGIYKMLDAEGRIIYIGKSKCLKKRVSSYFVPEPKWEKAKKMSPFIRDMDYTVTDTHLEAMLLECRLIKQIRPYFNVIMKSDEKYVYLELGTDRRKSPLAVSYTKTENSYGPVRSRRSLEELVDGMQNLYPLEEGEGEGIDFSYHLFPEILSEERFLSNRRILQKICENPSVMQAFLRTVETHMQNAAEKQKFEMAVRYRDLAEKLRYLDKGLHAYRELTSRDIIYTVALEEGYKLFYIRNGLVIHSRKTTENSRRQKNRLIKETENTADSPGQQVSEKESLDYRSIVYTELSEADEKAITYIGKSTADINRNEEPYEHKHGPESENSKRYP comes from the coding sequence ATGCTGACAGACATAATACAAAAGAAGCTGAAACAACTCCCGGACGCCCCCGGTATTTATAAAATGCTGGACGCAGAGGGCAGAATCATCTATATTGGAAAAAGCAAGTGTTTAAAGAAGCGTGTCAGCTCCTATTTTGTACCGGAACCCAAGTGGGAGAAAGCAAAAAAAATGTCTCCCTTTATCCGGGATATGGATTATACGGTAACGGATACACACCTGGAGGCAATGCTTTTGGAGTGCAGGCTGATCAAGCAGATACGCCCTTATTTTAATGTCATCATGAAGTCAGATGAAAAGTATGTGTATCTGGAACTGGGAACTGACAGGAGGAAAAGCCCTCTGGCAGTCAGTTATACAAAGACAGAAAACAGTTACGGACCTGTGAGGAGCCGGAGGAGCCTGGAAGAGCTTGTGGATGGCATGCAAAACCTGTATCCGCTGGAGGAAGGAGAAGGGGAGGGCATAGACTTTTCCTACCACCTTTTTCCGGAGATCCTGTCAGAGGAGCGCTTTCTCTCTAACCGCCGGATCCTGCAGAAAATATGCGAAAACCCCTCTGTGATGCAGGCATTTCTGCGGACTGTGGAAACCCATATGCAAAACGCCGCAGAAAAACAGAAGTTTGAGATGGCAGTGCGGTACCGGGATTTGGCGGAGAAACTGAGATATCTGGATAAAGGTCTGCATGCTTACCGGGAGCTGACAAGCAGGGATATCATTTATACGGTGGCACTGGAGGAGGGATACAAACTGTTCTATATCCGGAACGGACTGGTCATCCATTCCCGGAAAACCACGGAGAATAGCAGGCGCCAAAAAAACCGGTTGATCAAGGAAACAGAGAACACAGCAGACAGTCCGGGACAGCAGGTATCGGAAAAAGAAAGCTTGGATTACCGTTCTATTGTATATACGGAACTTTCGGAGGCGGATGAAAAAGCCATTACCTACATAGGAAAAAGCACGGCAGACATAAACAGAAATGAGGAACCATATGAGCACAAACACGGACCGGAATCTGAAAATAGTAAAAGGTATCCATGA
- a CDS encoding carbohydrate ABC transporter permease — translation MRTKKNIFTGCKVLAGGLLLILQVYPIFYVIMSSMKTTDDFRHLASYALPRAVDFSNYIKVFTTSPMLTYFKNSIIITVGVLVPLLLISFMAGFALSKIQFKGNKKILSYFLLGLMLPFQVALIPLFTIFSKMNMLNTYPAIILPQIAFSLSYSIQLFYSFSKFLPDEIVEAAIIDGCTPMKTFFRIIFPMSTNSILTVATMQGVFTWNDFINAYTFTRSTDMKTVTLGLNDFVGFMGTTDWGATFAAITVTVLPTFLFYFFTNKYMLSGLTAGAVKG, via the coding sequence ATGAGGACAAAAAAGAATATCTTTACCGGATGCAAGGTGCTGGCAGGGGGGCTGCTGCTGATCCTCCAGGTATATCCGATCTTTTATGTGATCATGTCCAGTATGAAGACAACCGATGACTTCCGGCACCTGGCTTCCTATGCCCTGCCGAGAGCGGTTGATTTCAGCAATTATATCAAGGTATTTACCACAAGCCCCATGCTGACTTACTTTAAGAACAGCATCATCATTACGGTAGGTGTGCTGGTTCCACTGCTTTTGATAAGCTTTATGGCGGGATTTGCTCTGAGCAAGATCCAATTTAAGGGAAATAAAAAAATACTTTCCTATTTCCTTCTGGGACTGATGCTGCCGTTTCAAGTGGCACTGATTCCCCTGTTTACGATCTTCAGTAAAATGAACATGTTAAATACATATCCGGCAATCATACTTCCGCAGATTGCATTTTCCCTTTCCTATTCGATCCAGCTTTTTTACTCTTTCAGTAAATTTTTGCCGGATGAGATTGTGGAAGCTGCCATCATTGACGGCTGTACGCCCATGAAGACATTCTTCCGGATCATTTTTCCCATGTCTACGAATTCCATCCTGACCGTGGCCACCATGCAGGGGGTATTTACCTGGAACGACTTCATCAATGCCTATACCTTTACGCGTTCTACGGACATGAAGACCGTGACACTGGGGCTGAATGACTTTGTGGGATTTATGGGGACTACAGACTGGGGTGCCACGTTTGCGGCTATCACGGTCACAGTGCTGCCAACGTTCCTGTTTTATTTTTTTACGAATAAATATATGCTGAGCGGACTGACCGCCGGGGCGGTCAAGGGCTGA
- a CDS encoding VOC family protein: MKNYVTGLQHMGIPTNDIKKSLEFYEKLGFENIYQVKNGKETVVFLRYENLTLEIYENGAALGRDGSVDHFALDTKYVEELYQQMKEEGYTMLTPGINSLPFWEKGIKFFIIEGPNKERTEFCEIL, encoded by the coding sequence ATGAAAAATTATGTAACAGGACTGCAGCACATGGGAATCCCAACAAATGATATAAAAAAAAGCCTGGAGTTCTATGAGAAATTGGGGTTTGAAAACATTTATCAGGTAAAGAACGGAAAAGAGACTGTGGTTTTTCTCAGATATGAAAACCTGACACTGGAGATTTATGAAAACGGCGCCGCTCTGGGGCGTGACGGCAGTGTGGACCATTTTGCCCTTGATACAAAATATGTGGAAGAGCTATACCAGCAAATGAAGGAGGAGGGTTATACCATGCTCACACCTGGAATCAACAGCCTTCCTTTCTGGGAAAAAGGAATAAAATTTTTTATTATTGAAGGGCCGAACAAGGAAAGGACCGAATTCTGTGAGATTCTGTAG